The genomic stretch AAAAAACTCATTAAAGAGGGTAAATGCTAGCAAACAAGTATTAATCGCGATCGCGCCCCCGAGGAAAAACTCGCTAATGAATAACCACGTCGGTTCCTCGGGAATTATAGTCATTCCAATTGATTTCCGTACAGCAGAGTTAAAGGCATGTTCTGTATTTGCCCCTCATTGATTGTATGGTTCTTACTTGGAATCACTATAACAATAAAACAATATCGCCAATGGAGAGGAAAAACGAAAGGGTAATCCACCGTTGATAAGGAGCAACAATTTGTTGATAGGCCTCTTGCAATTCTGATGGGAAAAACCGAAACACCAGAAAACGCAGAATCCTGGGAATGACAAAAACAATGGTGGTAATAACAAGTGCAAGAACGCCCAAAATCAAGTAGATGGGATTGATGGTAACAGGCTCTCCCGAAATCATCAGTTGATTCAGGTAATCCCACAAATGAATGATCAACATCCGATCTTGAGGCAAAGACGAATCAGTCTCGATAATAGTTTGCAAAATTCGAGGGAAATGAAAGTGAGGAGTGGTATTGATCATAAATGGAACAATTAAACAATAGAATTGGGATTGATTATTGAACCCTGGGCGCGACGGTGCTTTTTTTTCAGCAACCCCGATTGATTAAGTCTTTTGAGATCCCTTGCTACCGCCTTTTTTAGCATTACGAGCGTTTTCTTCTCTCTCTCGTTGCTGTCTCAGTTGTCGCAAGGCTTCTTGACTCAAACCAAAGATTGCTCCCACACTTGCCCCAACAACCGCATACTTGCGGTCTAAATGGCGATAGACCTCAGATGTATAAGGACTGGGGATGGCGTGACCAACCACCCAGCCAATGCCCGTTCCGATGAGAGCAGTCACCAAACCTGAGAAAATAATTCTTTTGTAATTCATCGGTTTTCACCTCTGCAATTGAACGATTCGGTTAGGAACGGAAAGCAGCTTGTTCTTCTTCAGGAGAATCACTGAGATTGGTCAGTTGAGAGCCGTTTGTCTGCGGGGGTTCGGGAGGATTACTGTCGAGAAAGCGACTTTCGAGGCTTTTAATAATCACATACAGCACAGGAACGATTAGTAAACTGAGCACTGTTGCCACAAGCAATCCGCCAAATAAAGCCGTTCCAATCGACCAGCGCGATGCCGATCCAGCACCAGTTGCAATCACCAAGGGGAAAAACCCCACCAGTGAGGAAATCGCCGTCATTAGAATTGGTCGAAAGCGTTCCCCTGCTGCTTTTTGGGCTGCCTTAACAATCGTTAGACCTTCAAGGCGGGCTTGGTTAGCAAACTCCACAATCAGAATGGCATTTTTACTCGCCAGACCAATTAACATCACTAAAGCGACGTTCGCATAAACATCGTTCACTAAACCTCGCATCGAGAGGAACAGCAAAGAGCCTAACATGGCTAAGGGAACGGATAACAAGATAATAATCGGGTCAACGTAACTCTCATACTGAGCAGAAAGCGTGAGGAAAACCATGATAATCCCGAAGGCAAAGACCAAAATTCCCAGACTGCCTGCTGCAATTTCTTCTTTGGCTAAACCAATCCAGTTACTGTTGATACCGGGGAGAGCGCTTGCTTCTACGGTTTCATCCATAGCAGCGATCGCTTGTCCGCTGCTGTAGCCTTGGGCTGGAGAGCCTTGCAGTTTAATCGAACGATAACCGTTGTAGTGGGTAATGGTTTGCGGTCCAGTAATTGGCGTAACGGTTGCCAGTTCGCTCATTGGGATCATTTTGCCATCTCGGGAACGGATATACAGCTTGTTGATATCTTGAGGGGAATTGCGATAGTTCCCTTGGGCTTGCACATAGGCTTTATAACTACGAGTACCGAGGACAAAGTCATTCACATATTGAGACCCCATCGTTGCCCCGAGGGTTTGTACGGCTTGCTGGAAATCAATGTTGAGAGACTCTAACTTGTTACGGTCAAATTCCACCTGCAATTGCGGTGTTCCTGCGGTGAATTGGGTATAGGCAGTGCCACCAATCGCGGGTTGTTGATTGGCAGTTCCCAAGATTTCTTGGGCATTTCCTAGAAATTCATCAATGGAGAGTTTCCCGCCGGTACGATCTTGGAGCATTAACTCAAAGCCTCCTGTGGTCCCAAAGCCGGGAATTGCTGGCGGGTTGAAGGCAGCAACGATCGCGCTGTCAATTTGACTGAAGGCGATATTCAACCGTCGCAAAATGCCATTAATTTGCTGTTCCTCGTTGGTTCGCTCTCCCCAAGGTTTTAGTTTGGCAAAGAACAATCCCTGATTCGGTCCAGCCCCCTCAAACCCGTTCCCGCTGGCAATAAAGCTGCCTTCAATCTCAGGAATCTCGCCCATAATCTCCCCAACTTCTGCAACCACTTGGTCGGTATAGCTCAGGGAAACGCCATCTGGGGCTTGAATCAAACCTAAAACCACCCCTTGATCCTCTGCGGGTACAAAACCGCTGGGAACCGCTTGGAACATATAGTAAGTTGCAAACAAAGCAGCGACAAATGCCGCCATGACCAAGTAGCGAATGCGAATGAA from Cyanobacteria bacterium GSL.Bin1 encodes the following:
- a CDS encoding efflux RND transporter permease subunit; this translates as MPILSIANTFIKRPVLTTVCTLLILLVGGVCIPLLPINYLPDISPIQIQVSSFYTGADVDTVENTVTTILERDINGVENMDYMTSQSYAGNSKISVFFPSNTDKNTNQVNVQNRVAQALPKLPSSVQQLGVSTKAASTSILMIYGFYSEGGEYDNIFISDYVDLNVTDIIKRVPGVGDVAVFGNKQNAMRLWLSPTALSNRGLTILDVVNALRSQNVVVGAGAIGQEPVPDGQSYELPLRIRSRFSDPKDFDNLVVKTGNDGTLVKLEDVGYVEIGAENYSSNALVNGQQGLGLAIYQSPGSNALDVARNVQSTMAELNENFPPGMKAEIVYDTTSFIQTSIKEVFITLLQAIALVILVIYCFLQDWRTTIIPAIAIPVALIGALAFALIFGFSINSLTMFGLILATGVVVDDAIVIVEAVSGKLEQGLSAKEASMAVMKEMTGAVVSTSLVLLAVFIPVAFFPGTTGKLYQQFALIIAFAIVVSTFNALSFSPSMSAILLRPQQEARGPLGWFFGKFNQFLAWLRDRYQGLVSFFIRIRYLVMAAFVAALFATYYMFQAVPSGFVPAEDQGVVLGLIQAPDGVSLSYTDQVVAEVGEIMGEIPEIEGSFIASGNGFEGAGPNQGLFFAKLKPWGERTNEEQQINGILRRLNIAFSQIDSAIVAAFNPPAIPGFGTTGGFELMLQDRTGGKLSIDEFLGNAQEILGTANQQPAIGGTAYTQFTAGTPQLQVEFDRNKLESLNIDFQQAVQTLGATMGSQYVNDFVLGTRSYKAYVQAQGNYRNSPQDINKLYIRSRDGKMIPMSELATVTPITGPQTITHYNGYRSIKLQGSPAQGYSSGQAIAAMDETVEASALPGINSNWIGLAKEEIAAGSLGILVFAFGIIMVFLTLSAQYESYVDPIIILLSVPLAMLGSLLFLSMRGLVNDVYANVALVMLIGLASKNAILIVEFANQARLEGLTIVKAAQKAAGERFRPILMTAISSLVGFFPLVIATGAGSASRWSIGTALFGGLLVATVLSLLIVPVLYVIIKSLESRFLDSNPPEPPQTNGSQLTNLSDSPEEEQAAFRS